The Pocillopora verrucosa isolate sample1 chromosome 2, ASM3666991v2, whole genome shotgun sequence genome has a segment encoding these proteins:
- the LOC131791588 gene encoding glutamate receptor 2, with translation MGKLMGMFFFVACWTFSSGRTIRDVKIGVLHRRETASLHHVLEYVFESILPRKLMLENITFTLIYEQVDGKDLLSSDVLSSLSQVIAIIDLASEDKKAATLSSILHVPLMMIDSISENSANASVMSIRPPYHVVMQALFDVMDFFNFSRIAVVYDARRVREASYFYAKAKRWPRFNIKMIPELILNDREQLHSSLTELFRSRIKEIILLCDQRDLYHIMNEALYVGINDKDYRWITPDLEVAGAGQTYNHTYPSFLGMVGLRLHIVNETLIRNLKSRATGGKGAEFSLPVYAAVHDVALVVGTAVVNLFNTDPRITRILSRLDNDKCAFRSKSSKRRRLGLRLLKQIRKVKLFHGEGLTGEIQFKLRTGERRVHDGLDIVNIVQNRTKKLGSWQPEPERIDHRVSVNNEHPEWVGDFAHFVQCNNPGNNLHYEPEPIPVLKVITVLEPPFVEKVNESTPLPDGIIPKNQLQGFCIDLIEEISKKANFDYEIYLDNSYKGMVDALKSQKKDLALAPITITAERELIIDFSKPFMDFGMSLIMRKPGEPPINIFAFLLPFTNNLWLSTIVVVLFITGMMCVMDYLSPFGYRARARDSDEEPGNEFNLLNSLWFATASVLQQGPDNTPLSPSGRLLASSFWFFILIMITTYTANLAAFFTIKREVQTINSLKELESQNQTTYGVLRTGSVQKFFQNSANPIHMRMFSFMRSQQTFVNSTANGVKKARAENYAYITEYPYLAYYNQQKPCNTRLLDNLLQAKGYGIGLQQNSPHTNKISVEILELRENGFIEKTRRKWWDERSQCPKPSKSKTGKIHSLDVDNMAGVFLILLSGVILSIFILLIEIRYKKLAACSTSGQNALKRYLRRSCKAQKEESDHLSTPAIHVNPVTPDNPVTPVTPVAPVTPVRVAVVLSQGDKVLEQLKEEKGKGKGWNKWFQGVGKIEVSRR, from the exons ATGGGTAAGCTTATGGGTATGTTTTTCTTCGTGGCATGTTGGACTTTTTCCTCCGGGAGGACGATTCGCGACGTCAAAATAG GTGTGTTACACCGTAGGGAGACAGCCAGCCTTCATCATGTCCTTGAATATGTCTTCGAAAGCATTCTTCCCAGGAAACTTATGTTAGAAAACATAACGTTTACTTTAATCTATGAACAAGTTGATGGAAAAGATCTTCTCTCAAGCG ATGTCCTATCGTCTCTGTCTCAAGTGATAGCCATCATCGACTTGGCGAGCGAGGATAAGAAGGCCGCAACTCTCAGTTCTATTTTACATGTACCGCTGATGATGATAGATTCCATTTCAGAAAATTCGGCGAACGCTTCTGTCATGTCGATCAGACCTCCCTATCACGTTGTTATGCAAGCTCTGTTCGATGTTATGGACTTCTTCAATTTTTCCAGGATAGCGGTGGTCTATGACG CCCGCCGAGTCAGAGAGGCATCCTATTTCTACGCCAAAGCTAAACGATGGCCACGATTTAACATCAAAATGATACCAGAACTAATTTTGAATGACAGAGAACAGTTACACAGCTCTCTGACTGAGTTGTTCAGGTCACGCATCAAAGAAATAATCTTATTATGTGATCAGAGGGACCTGTATCACATTATGAATGAG GCGCTATACGTTGGAATTAATGACAAAGACTACCGCTGGATAACACCTGACTTG GAGGTGGCTGGAGCAGGTCAAACTTACAATCATACATATCCCTCGTTTCTTGGTATGGTGGGACTCAGGCTCCATATTGTTAACGAGACGTTAATCAGAAACTTGAAGAGTCGTGCAACCGGTGGAAAAGGAGCCGAATTCTCTCTG CCCGTGTATGCAGCTGTACATGACGTAGCGCTTGTGGTAGGGACGGCAGTGGTGAATTTATTCAACACCGATCCTAGGATAACAAGGATATTATCACGTTTAGACAATGATAAATGCGCTTTTCGGAGCAAATCAAGTAAACGCAGGAGATTGGGATTGAGACTGCTCAAGCAGATTAGGAAG GTGAAACTTTTCCACGGAGAGGGTCTGACTGGCGAGATACAATTCAAACTTCGTACGGGTGAACGAAGAGTACATGATGGCCTGGACATTGTGAACATTGTTCAAAACAGAACCAAAAAG CTCGGCTCTTGGCAACCTGAACCTGAAAGGATAGATCACCGTGTGTCTGTGAATAACGAACACCCTGAGTGGGTGGGAGATTTCGCACACTTTGTCCAGTGCAACAATCCGGGGAACAACCTGCACTACGAACCAGAACCGATCCCAGTGCTAAAAGTTATAACAGTGTTG GAACCTCCATTTGTCGAGAAGGTGAATGAGTCCACGCCATTACCAGATGGGATCATACCTAAAAACCAGCTTCAGGGTTTCTGTATCGATCTGATTGAAGAAATATCCAAGAAGGCAAACTTCGACTATGAGATTTATCTGGATAATAGCTACAAAGGGATGGTGGACGCGTTGAAGTCTCAG AAAAAGGACCTTGCTCTTGCTCCAATCACAATAACTGCAGAGCGTGAATTGATCATCGACTTCAGCAAACCGTTTATGGACTTTGGTATGAGTCTGATCATGCGCAAACCTGGAGAGCCTCCGATCAATATATTCGCTTTTCTTCTGCCTTTCACCAACAATCTGTGGCTCTCTACGATTGTAGTG GTTTTGTTCATCACCGGAATGATGTGTGTCATGGACTATTTGAGCCCGTTTGGTTACCGCGCTCGAGCTCGTGATTCAGACGAGGAGCCTGGAAATGAGTTCAACCTGTTGAACAGCTTGTGGTTTGCTACAGCTTCCGTTCTACAGCAGGGTCCCGATAACACTCCTCTATCTCCCTCTGGTCGTTTGCTAGCTTCctccttttggttttttatattaataatgataacaaccTACACGGCAAACCTGGCTGCCTTCTTCACAA ttAAACGAGAAGTGCAAACTATCAATTCCCTGAAAGAACTGGAAAGTCAAAACCAAACCACATACGGAGTCCTCAGAACCGGCTCCGTGCAGAAATTCTTCCAGAATTCAGCAAATCCTATTCACATGAGAATGTTCTCTTTTATGAGAAGTCAGCAAACTTTCGTCAACTCTACTGCTAATGGGGTGAAAAAAGCGAGGGCAGAAAACTACGCTTACATAACAGAATATCCCTACTTGGCATACTACAATCAACAGAAGCCATGCAACACGAGGTTACTGGACAACCTACTTCAAGCTAAAGGTTATGGAATTGGGCTGCAGCAAAACTCACCACACACAAATAAGATTTCTGTTGAGATCTTAGAG CTACGAGAAAATGGCTTCATTGAGAAGACACGGCGAAAGTGGTGGGACGAGCGTAGTCAATGTCCAAAACCATCTAAGTCCAAAACTGGGAAAATACATAGTCTTGACGTCGATAACATGGCTGGAGTGTTCTTAATCTTACTCAGTGGTGTTATCCtctcaatatttattttgcttaTCGAGATACGCTACAAGAAGCTGGCTGCGTGCTCCACTAGTGGCCAG AACGCTCTGAAGCGATATCTGAGAAGAAGTTGCAAGGCGCAAAAAGAGGAAAGTGACCATTTGTCTACTCCCGCCATTCATGTTAACCCGGTCACTCCTGACAATCCTGTCA